A genomic window from Streptomyces broussonetiae includes:
- a CDS encoding cytochrome d ubiquinol oxidase subunit II, producing MLEYAAYALVLFSLGMYVVLDGYDLGVGMLSLAARPERRREYGEIVATAWDANESWLILVGVVLWAGLPAAYAVVLPGVYLPLIVLLVSIILRGLGLEMHSAAGRYRRGWALLFGGASLAATVCQGLVLGAVLTGPHQRNGAFHGGAFDWFSLYGVLCALGLVVVYLLAGAAWLQDKTEGWSRSGVRRTGRTLLVATVVMAVVLGLLLPDADPQQFQLGQPVRAVLFWLAVGVAAVAGAVAWHGFGRRPDWRPFAAVATMTASGLLGLAALCLPVVVPPGLTVHQAASPHSSQVFLVLGVGLCMPFVLAYNIYAWRSFRGKYSDPVESPLPPLPARGRALPAVAASTGAARTIVRRVLLTVLGILATGLSQDVFGGSSDLIGPIGVTVLGGTALAAWIVGDRRDGRAGYFDADTGAETTS from the coding sequence TTGCTTGAGTACGCCGCTTACGCCCTGGTCCTCTTCTCGCTCGGCATGTACGTCGTCCTCGACGGCTACGACCTCGGCGTGGGCATGCTCAGTCTGGCGGCCCGTCCGGAGCGTCGAAGGGAGTACGGCGAGATCGTCGCCACCGCCTGGGACGCCAACGAGAGCTGGCTCATCCTGGTCGGCGTGGTCCTGTGGGCCGGTCTGCCCGCCGCCTATGCCGTGGTGCTGCCCGGCGTCTATCTGCCACTGATCGTCCTGCTGGTCTCGATCATCCTGCGCGGACTGGGCCTGGAGATGCACAGCGCGGCCGGCCGCTACCGGCGTGGCTGGGCGCTGCTGTTCGGCGGGGCCTCGCTCGCGGCCACCGTGTGCCAGGGCCTCGTCCTCGGAGCCGTGCTCACCGGCCCGCACCAGCGGAACGGCGCTTTCCACGGCGGGGCGTTCGACTGGTTCAGCCTCTACGGCGTACTGTGCGCCCTCGGCCTGGTCGTGGTCTACCTGCTGGCCGGGGCCGCCTGGCTGCAGGACAAGACCGAGGGGTGGTCACGGTCGGGGGTCCGGCGCACCGGACGGACCCTGCTGGTGGCCACCGTGGTCATGGCGGTCGTGCTCGGTCTGCTGCTGCCGGACGCCGACCCGCAGCAGTTCCAGCTGGGCCAGCCGGTGCGGGCCGTACTGTTCTGGCTCGCCGTGGGGGTCGCCGCCGTGGCAGGCGCCGTGGCCTGGCACGGCTTCGGCCGTCGTCCCGACTGGCGGCCGTTCGCGGCCGTGGCCACCATGACCGCCAGTGGGCTGCTGGGACTCGCCGCCCTCTGCCTGCCGGTGGTCGTACCACCCGGCCTGACGGTCCATCAGGCAGCGAGCCCGCACTCCTCCCAGGTCTTCCTGGTCCTCGGCGTCGGCCTGTGCATGCCGTTCGTCCTCGCCTACAACATCTACGCGTGGCGGAGTTTCCGCGGCAAGTACAGCGACCCGGTGGAAAGCCCGCTACCGCCGTTGCCCGCACGGGGCCGGGCACTCCCGGCCGTAGCGGCGTCCACCGGCGCGGCGCGGACGATCGTGCGACGCGTCCTGCTGACCGTGCTCGGCATCCTGGCCACCGGCCTCTCCCAGGACGTGTTCGGCGGCTCCTCCGACCTGATCGGGCCGATCGGCGTCACGGTGCTGGGCGGCACCGCGCTGGCCGCCTGGATCGTCGGCGACCGCCGTGACGGCCGCGCCGGATACTTCGACGCGGACACCGGGGCGGAGACCACCTCGTGA
- a CDS encoding Dps family protein has product MTTNSTPTSSQPWLHQKGAVIQEFGTVKQFPVALSFEARMYSSQRLNKVLADTQILYGLYKKHHWSMRGATFYQLHLLLDKHAGEQLELVDALAERVQTLGGVAVGDPRHVAEITSIPRPPDGVEEVPAMLSRLLEAHETILTDAHQAAARTAELGDDGTNDLLVSQVIRTGELQAWFLAEHLVDTPLVRV; this is encoded by the coding sequence ATGACCACCAACTCCACGCCCACGAGCAGCCAGCCCTGGCTGCATCAGAAGGGGGCGGTCATCCAGGAGTTCGGGACCGTCAAGCAGTTCCCCGTCGCCCTGTCCTTCGAGGCGCGCATGTACTCCTCCCAGCGCCTGAACAAGGTGCTGGCCGACACCCAGATCCTCTACGGCCTCTACAAGAAGCACCACTGGAGCATGCGGGGCGCGACCTTCTACCAGCTGCATCTGCTCCTGGACAAGCACGCGGGCGAGCAGTTGGAACTCGTCGACGCTCTCGCCGAGCGCGTCCAGACGCTGGGCGGTGTCGCCGTGGGCGACCCCCGGCACGTCGCCGAGATCACGTCGATCCCGCGCCCGCCGGACGGCGTGGAGGAGGTGCCGGCCATGCTCTCGCGACTGCTCGAAGCCCACGAGACCATCCTCACGGACGCCCATCAAGCGGCCGCCCGCACCGCCGAACTGGGCGACGACGGCACCAACGACCTGCTGGTCTCGCAGGTCATCCGCACCGGCGAACTACAGGCCTGGTTCCTGGCCGAGCACCTGGTCGACACCCCGCTGGTCCGCGTCTGA
- a CDS encoding GNAT family N-acetyltransferase, whose amino-acid sequence MSQPSVAPVVEHVDAENRYEILVGGERAGLTAYRDRGEQRVFYHTEIDDAFAGQGLASRLVQEALTDVRNAGKRIVPVCPYVAKFLKRHEEFADITDPVRPEVLRWLDTELG is encoded by the coding sequence ATGAGCCAGCCTTCCGTCGCTCCGGTCGTCGAACACGTGGATGCGGAGAACCGCTACGAAATCCTGGTCGGCGGCGAGCGCGCCGGGCTGACCGCCTACCGTGACCGTGGCGAACAGCGCGTCTTCTACCACACCGAGATCGACGACGCCTTCGCCGGACAGGGACTGGCCTCCCGGCTGGTCCAGGAAGCGCTCACCGACGTACGGAACGCGGGGAAGCGGATCGTTCCCGTGTGCCCGTACGTGGCCAAGTTCCTGAAACGGCACGAGGAGTTCGCCGACATCACGGACCCCGTGCGGCCCGAGGTCCTGCGGTGGCTGGACACGGAACTGGGCTGA
- a CDS encoding ATP-binding cassette domain-containing protein, with protein sequence MNPTGAWRLLRTAAPRRALLTGMLLATAAELGGAALLGVSGWFLTTCAVVTLQANTTWSWMYPSGAVRTLALARTGLRYLERLDSHRTLLTATVALRTRLARGTARLTSRELRGQRDGALLARLTTDVETVAGLPANVCAPLVAAVTTACLIEVLLLWAVPVLGAAELVVWAAGLVCARRAHRRARAHLAAATEARAALRTVLLGSRAAFDELRCLDAVPQARQAATTAMTSVESAEWAAGRAERLSRLTLRLLAAVGQASVLLIALCTAAAQPVAVVVGEVLLMAAGWELLERLPRLLHLLTEAGDAAGRLAPLAADEPPPGRQRRTARGARTTPHDLNRTLPGREPAPHGPQSTPHPRDTASLGLETVGLSLPGSPAALTTTLSGPGPVLVTGPNGSGKSTLLGQLAGRIPAPAGTVLLGGRPVDELPARGVAETITLVEADDWLADDTVAANLRQAAPSADTAALQAVQEVVGLSALPLQAPVGPGGRLLSQGQRRRLAIARAVLRRPPVLLLDEPTAGLDRPTAEALLTALFRTLPGTTVVIAMQEQDLGLLDRPPTAVVRLGRTTDRAATDPLGPVAAGLSRSAGRTAAVRAR encoded by the coding sequence ATGAACCCGACCGGCGCCTGGCGCCTGCTGCGCACGGCGGCTCCGCGCCGCGCCCTGCTGACCGGCATGCTGCTGGCCACCGCCGCCGAACTCGGCGGAGCCGCGCTCCTCGGCGTCTCCGGCTGGTTCCTGACGACCTGCGCCGTGGTCACCCTCCAGGCCAACACCACCTGGTCCTGGATGTACCCCTCGGGCGCCGTGCGGACGCTGGCCCTGGCCCGCACCGGACTGCGCTACCTCGAACGCCTCGACAGCCACCGCACGTTGCTGACCGCCACCGTGGCTCTGCGCACCCGGCTGGCCCGTGGCACCGCCCGCCTCACCTCCCGGGAGCTGCGCGGACAACGTGACGGCGCACTGCTCGCCCGGCTCACCACGGACGTGGAGACCGTCGCGGGTCTGCCCGCGAACGTCTGCGCGCCCCTGGTGGCCGCGGTCACCACCGCCTGTCTGATCGAGGTCCTGCTGCTGTGGGCGGTGCCGGTCCTGGGGGCGGCCGAGCTGGTCGTGTGGGCGGCCGGGCTGGTCTGCGCCCGGCGGGCCCACCGCCGGGCGCGGGCCCATCTGGCCGCCGCCACCGAGGCCAGGGCCGCACTGCGTACGGTGCTGCTCGGCAGCCGGGCCGCCTTCGACGAACTGCGCTGCCTGGACGCCGTGCCACAGGCCCGGCAGGCCGCGACGACGGCGATGACGTCCGTCGAGTCCGCCGAGTGGGCCGCCGGCCGGGCCGAACGGCTGAGCCGTCTGACGCTGCGCCTGCTGGCCGCCGTGGGTCAGGCGTCGGTGCTGCTGATCGCCCTGTGCACGGCTGCGGCGCAGCCTGTCGCGGTCGTCGTGGGCGAGGTGCTGCTGATGGCCGCGGGGTGGGAGCTGCTGGAGCGGTTGCCCCGGCTGCTGCACCTGCTGACCGAGGCCGGCGACGCGGCCGGTCGCCTCGCGCCACTGGCCGCCGACGAGCCGCCGCCGGGTCGGCAGCGGCGGACCGCGCGCGGTGCGCGGACGACCCCGCACGACCTGAACAGGACCCTGCCCGGCCGCGAACCCGCCCCGCACGGCCCGCAGTCGACCCCGCACCCTCGGGACACGGCCTCGCTCGGCCTGGAGACGGTCGGGCTGTCGCTTCCCGGATCGCCCGCGGCCCTCACCACAACGCTGTCCGGCCCCGGTCCGGTGCTGGTCACCGGCCCCAACGGCAGCGGGAAGTCGACTCTGCTCGGGCAACTCGCCGGACGGATACCGGCCCCTGCCGGCACGGTCCTCCTCGGTGGCAGACCCGTCGACGAACTGCCGGCCCGGGGCGTCGCCGAGACGATCACCCTGGTCGAGGCGGACGACTGGCTGGCCGACGACACGGTGGCGGCCAACCTCCGTCAGGCCGCCCCCTCGGCCGACACCGCCGCCCTGCAGGCCGTACAGGAGGTGGTCGGTCTCTCCGCGCTGCCGCTTCAGGCCCCGGTGGGCCCCGGCGGGCGTCTGCTGTCCCAGGGGCAGCGGCGGCGCCTCGCGATCGCGCGTGCCGTGCTGCGGCGCCCGCCGGTGCTCCTGCTGGACGAACCCACCGCAGGTCTGGACCGGCCCACCGCCGAGGCCCTGCTGACCGCGCTGTTCCGGACGCTGCCCGGAACCACGGTGGTGATCGCGATGCAGGAGCAGGACCTCGGCCTGCTCGACCGGCCGCCGACCGCGGTCGTCCGCCTCGGGCGGACCACGGACCGGGCCGCCACGGACCCGCTCGGGCCCGTGGCGGCCGGCCTCAGTCGAAGCGCAGGTCGGACAGCTGCCGTTCGAGCGCGGTGA
- a CDS encoding xanthine dehydrogenase family protein molybdopterin-binding subunit: MRSKVAHGVLRAVDCTAARDVPGVVGAWSAADLPDLPAVPHTLLARLSTEEAVAGREWPALVKDRVRYPGEALAVVLGEDRYRAEDGVAEVTATVDPLPAVVTPSEALEDCVRLFDGMSNVVLRGEAGQPVDPAVWEDAAAVVEATYRQQLLIPSPMECRTILAVPEGDRLTVWSGHQMPHRLRRELAALLGWSADRIRVVVPDTGGAFGSKSAAFPEFVAVAHLAVKLGRPVRWIEDRLESMLVATRGRGQDQRVRLAADADGRLLAYELSINADVGAYPHLGAGLPMQTAWMAAGAYTTPRVHATLRSVLTNTMVTYPYRGAGRPEAAIAIERSMDLLARRLGMDPIELRRRNFIPPDAFPYETPVGRVYDSGNYAAALDLALETIDHGRWRAEQARRRTDPDAFPLGIGISCYVERSGGEAGGLHECGSLEVSEDGQVTARCGAAPSGQGHETVFPALVAKFLGVPEAQVRLVEGDTDQQPEGLGSFASRSAQVDGALFQHLANLLTEEARTRAAGLWDVPVDQVEWTNGSLHTAHNGSALVGLGELVKHTGPLRVEDRFETGQAFPFGAHVAVTEVDPDLGLVNILQLVTVDDCGVILNPTVVHGQAYGSALQGIGQALYEGMQFDDDGVPHVASGFLDYLLPTFTEVPPIEVKDTHTPSPNSPLGAKGAGESGCIGTPAAIANAVADALPDVDPELLQMPLTPDSILRALSASTHEKGVR, from the coding sequence GTGAGAAGCAAGGTGGCCCACGGCGTACTGCGCGCAGTGGACTGCACGGCGGCCCGGGACGTGCCCGGGGTCGTGGGCGCCTGGTCGGCCGCGGATCTGCCGGACCTCCCCGCGGTCCCCCACACCCTGCTGGCCAGGCTCTCCACCGAGGAGGCCGTCGCGGGCCGGGAGTGGCCGGCCCTCGTGAAGGACCGGGTGCGCTATCCGGGCGAGGCGCTGGCGGTCGTCCTCGGGGAGGACCGGTACCGGGCCGAGGACGGGGTCGCCGAGGTCACCGCCACGGTCGATCCGCTGCCCGCAGTGGTGACACCGTCCGAGGCGCTGGAGGACTGCGTCCGGCTGTTCGACGGGATGAGCAACGTCGTCCTGCGGGGCGAGGCGGGTCAGCCCGTCGACCCCGCGGTCTGGGAGGACGCGGCGGCCGTCGTGGAGGCCACCTACCGGCAGCAGCTGTTGATCCCCAGCCCCATGGAATGCCGCACCATCCTCGCGGTACCGGAGGGAGACCGGCTGACGGTGTGGTCGGGGCACCAGATGCCGCACCGGCTGCGTCGTGAACTCGCCGCGCTCCTCGGCTGGTCCGCCGACCGGATCAGGGTCGTCGTACCGGACACGGGAGGCGCCTTCGGGTCGAAGAGCGCCGCGTTCCCCGAGTTCGTGGCCGTCGCCCACCTGGCCGTGAAACTCGGGCGGCCGGTCCGCTGGATCGAGGACCGCCTGGAGTCGATGCTCGTCGCCACCCGGGGCCGCGGCCAGGACCAGAGGGTCCGGCTCGCCGCCGACGCCGACGGACGGCTCCTCGCCTACGAGCTGTCGATCAACGCCGACGTCGGTGCCTACCCGCACCTCGGCGCCGGACTGCCCATGCAGACGGCGTGGATGGCGGCCGGCGCCTACACCACCCCGCGCGTCCACGCGACCCTGCGCTCGGTGCTCACCAACACCATGGTGACCTACCCGTACCGGGGCGCCGGACGCCCCGAGGCGGCGATCGCGATCGAGCGGAGCATGGACCTGCTCGCCCGGCGGCTCGGGATGGACCCGATCGAGCTGCGACGGCGCAACTTCATCCCGCCGGACGCCTTCCCGTACGAGACGCCGGTCGGACGCGTCTACGACAGCGGGAACTACGCCGCCGCCCTGGACCTGGCCCTCGAGACGATCGACCACGGCAGGTGGCGTGCCGAACAGGCCCGTCGCCGCACGGACCCCGACGCGTTTCCGCTGGGCATCGGAATCTCCTGCTACGTGGAGCGCTCCGGCGGCGAAGCCGGCGGCCTGCACGAGTGCGGCAGCCTCGAGGTCAGCGAGGACGGCCAGGTCACCGCCCGCTGCGGCGCGGCCCCCAGCGGTCAGGGGCACGAGACGGTCTTCCCCGCGCTGGTCGCCAAGTTCCTCGGGGTCCCGGAGGCGCAGGTGCGCCTCGTCGAGGGCGACACCGACCAACAGCCCGAAGGACTGGGCTCGTTCGCCAGCCGCTCGGCGCAGGTCGACGGCGCCCTGTTCCAGCACCTGGCGAACCTCCTGACCGAGGAGGCCCGCACCCGGGCGGCCGGGCTGTGGGATGTGCCGGTCGACCAGGTCGAGTGGACCAACGGCTCCCTGCACACCGCCCACAACGGCTCGGCCCTCGTGGGCCTGGGCGAACTGGTGAAGCACACCGGGCCGCTGCGCGTCGAGGACCGGTTCGAGACCGGACAGGCTTTCCCCTTCGGCGCACACGTGGCGGTGACCGAGGTGGATCCCGACCTCGGCCTCGTGAACATCCTGCAGCTGGTCACCGTCGACGACTGCGGAGTGATCCTCAACCCCACGGTGGTGCACGGACAGGCCTACGGCTCGGCCCTGCAGGGCATCGGCCAGGCCCTCTACGAAGGCATGCAGTTCGACGACGACGGCGTACCGCACGTGGCGAGCGGCTTCCTGGACTATCTGCTCCCGACGTTCACGGAAGTCCCGCCCATCGAGGTCA
- a CDS encoding SsgA family sporulation/cell division regulator — protein sequence MRQHPARAAQEDLVVLTTTVLATVAGDPPVPLPAELRYTPTDPYAVCLSLGAPAAVPVDWVFARSLLADGVRRPTGSGDVVVLPRHRSRPDTVRVLLRPWHGAAALDVAARDVSDFLHLADALVPPGTEHRHIDLDHVVEQLTAGSE from the coding sequence ATGAGACAGCATCCTGCCCGCGCCGCACAGGAAGACCTGGTCGTTCTCACGACGACGGTGCTGGCCACCGTGGCCGGCGATCCACCGGTACCGTTGCCCGCCGAGTTGCGGTACACCCCGACGGATCCCTACGCCGTGTGCCTGTCGCTGGGCGCCCCCGCCGCAGTCCCCGTCGACTGGGTCTTCGCCCGGTCGCTGCTGGCCGACGGAGTGCGCCGGCCCACCGGGTCCGGGGACGTGGTGGTGCTCCCCCGGCACCGCAGCCGTCCGGACACGGTCCGCGTCCTGCTCAGGCCGTGGCACGGGGCAGCGGCTCTCGACGTCGCCGCCCGTGACGTCTCGGACTTTCTGCACCTCGCCGACGCGCTGGTGCCGCCGGGCACCGAGCACCGGCACATCGATCTCGACCACGTCGTCGAACAGCTCACGGCCGGCAGCGAGTGA
- a CDS encoding cytochrome ubiquinol oxidase subunit I, producing the protein MASPGVVELSRWQFAITAIFHMTFPALTVGLSVLLAVVYTVYVRTDNPLYLQIFRFWKKIFAVGFGLGVVAGTVMTFEFGLNWGIYAHAVGPVIGVTIGMEVITAFFLEAGFIGLMLYGDGRIRPRTMALASWMVAFGTLLSTTWILSANSWMQDPVGYQKVAGQFHARDWISILFNPAFAHRFPHMLLAVLISSAWFVGGISAWYLVKKRSSAQPMARRCLSIALGVLGVLMPVQLYVGDGTAVFMGQHQLPKLEAFEGNWKSDNNGYNLLVVPDTSKGENRLHVEIPHLGSVIAQDLSGRTNTPGLLQTPPDERPNMWTTFYGFRAMYFTALLMFGTAFAGVVLRMRRRLFDSPRFLRWMVWMTPAGIVAITGGWIVAETGRQPWVVYGQLRTSDAVSHLSTAEVAASLVGFVLLYVTLLAIWARYIVRTVKAGPEALATGPASPDVPEALVA; encoded by the coding sequence ATGGCTTCACCCGGCGTCGTCGAACTGTCCCGATGGCAGTTCGCGATCACCGCGATCTTCCACATGACCTTCCCCGCGCTCACCGTCGGGCTCTCCGTGCTGCTCGCCGTCGTGTACACGGTCTACGTCCGCACCGACAACCCCCTGTACCTGCAGATCTTCCGGTTCTGGAAGAAGATCTTCGCCGTCGGCTTCGGCCTGGGCGTCGTCGCGGGCACCGTGATGACCTTCGAGTTCGGCCTGAACTGGGGGATTTACGCCCACGCGGTCGGGCCGGTCATCGGGGTCACCATCGGCATGGAGGTGATCACGGCCTTCTTCCTGGAGGCGGGGTTCATCGGCCTGATGCTCTACGGGGACGGGCGGATCCGTCCGCGCACCATGGCCCTGGCCAGCTGGATGGTCGCCTTCGGAACGCTGCTGTCCACCACCTGGATCCTGTCGGCCAACAGCTGGATGCAGGACCCGGTCGGCTACCAGAAGGTCGCCGGCCAGTTCCACGCGAGGGACTGGATCAGCATCCTGTTCAACCCCGCCTTCGCCCACCGCTTCCCGCACATGCTGCTGGCCGTACTGATCAGCTCCGCCTGGTTCGTGGGCGGGATCTCCGCCTGGTACCTGGTGAAGAAACGGTCGTCCGCCCAGCCCATGGCCCGCCGCTGTCTGTCCATCGCCCTCGGCGTCCTCGGTGTGCTGATGCCGGTGCAGCTGTACGTGGGCGACGGCACCGCCGTCTTCATGGGACAGCACCAACTGCCCAAGCTGGAGGCTTTCGAGGGCAACTGGAAGAGCGACAACAACGGCTACAACCTGCTCGTCGTACCCGACACGTCCAAGGGAGAGAACCGGCTGCACGTCGAGATCCCTCATCTCGGCTCGGTCATCGCCCAGGACCTCAGCGGCAGGACGAATACACCCGGACTGCTGCAGACCCCGCCCGACGAACGCCCCAACATGTGGACCACGTTTTACGGCTTCCGCGCCATGTACTTCACCGCGCTGCTCATGTTCGGCACGGCCTTCGCGGGCGTGGTCCTGCGCATGCGGCGGCGCCTGTTCGACTCGCCGCGTTTCCTGCGGTGGATGGTGTGGATGACCCCGGCCGGGATCGTCGCGATCACCGGCGGCTGGATCGTCGCCGAGACGGGCCGCCAACCGTGGGTCGTCTACGGCCAGTTGCGCACCTCCGACGCGGTCTCCCACCTCTCCACCGCCGAAGTCGCCGCGAGCCTCGTCGGCTTCGTCCTGCTCTACGTCACCCTGCTGGCCATCTGGGCCCGCTACATCGTCCGTACGGTCAAGGCCGGCCCCGAGGCACTGGCCACCGGTCCCGCCTCGCCCGACGTCCCGGAGGCCCTCGTTGCTTGA
- a CDS encoding ABC transporter ATP-binding protein/permease → MSGTAVLLDELAADRTDDPVPARLRDWAVVGRPELRRAGILRGAAQSGTVLWAGGLGWAAQRGLSALHGELPVVALLLPALLTAAGVALRAGLLAAGDAAAARGARVVRETLRRRIIETALPAHGPVRTDLDEAAPGRAVDGEVDQLTDWLTGYLPARTTMLLGSGLVLAAIAWRSWFVALLVLAATPLLPANLKVIGLGTQGAVRAQLTGIRTHQARLLDHLRGLPTLVGLGAHDEAARALERDDREVARRTEKVLRIAFLSTAWVELLITGTLAVVATYCGLVLLDYLHLPLVPDRMSLSAALFVLVLVPAYFAPARDLAAGYHARAQAAAAAELLGPVLDAPGERDVPSAAPVRPSRGASPPGVRLEAVTVRHPGRTGPALDRVGVRLAPGRCLAVTGPSGAGKSTLLAVAAGLVAPHEGRALHLVDGRAVPAGPGRVAWVGQPAHLLPGTLRENLLLARPTASDDDLLDAVASLGFDDLLTALPRGLDTPLGERGTGLSSGQSQQLALVRALLRDAPLLCLDEPTAHLDPEAELRVLSALRTLARDRTVLLATHSPALLPLADQVIALDHGRAR, encoded by the coding sequence GTGAGCGGCACCGCCGTTCTGCTCGACGAACTGGCCGCGGACCGGACCGACGATCCGGTGCCCGCCAGGCTGCGGGACTGGGCAGTGGTCGGCCGGCCCGAGCTGCGCCGCGCGGGGATCCTGCGCGGCGCGGCCCAGTCGGGCACGGTCCTGTGGGCGGGCGGTCTCGGCTGGGCAGCGCAACGCGGCCTGTCGGCGCTGCACGGCGAACTGCCCGTGGTCGCACTGCTGTTGCCCGCCCTGCTGACCGCGGCCGGGGTCGCCCTGCGCGCCGGACTGCTGGCCGCGGGCGACGCGGCAGCCGCCCGTGGTGCCCGCGTCGTACGCGAGACGCTGCGCCGCCGGATCATCGAGACGGCACTGCCCGCCCACGGTCCGGTCCGCACCGACCTGGACGAGGCGGCACCCGGCCGGGCCGTCGACGGCGAGGTCGACCAGCTGACCGACTGGCTCACCGGTTACCTGCCCGCGCGCACCACCATGCTGCTCGGCAGTGGTCTCGTGCTGGCCGCCATCGCCTGGCGCAGCTGGTTCGTCGCGCTGCTCGTCCTGGCGGCCACCCCGCTGCTGCCGGCCAATCTGAAGGTCATCGGCCTCGGCACACAGGGCGCCGTCCGCGCCCAGCTGACCGGGATCCGCACCCATCAGGCGCGGCTGCTGGACCATCTGCGCGGACTGCCCACCCTGGTCGGGCTCGGCGCGCACGACGAGGCGGCCCGTGCCCTGGAGCGGGACGACCGGGAGGTCGCGCGGCGGACCGAGAAGGTGCTGCGGATCGCCTTTCTGTCGACCGCGTGGGTCGAACTGCTCATCACCGGCACCCTCGCCGTGGTGGCGACCTACTGCGGGCTGGTGCTGCTCGACTACCTGCACCTGCCCCTCGTCCCGGACCGCATGAGCCTGTCCGCCGCGCTGTTCGTCCTCGTCCTGGTGCCCGCCTACTTCGCCCCGGCCCGGGACCTGGCCGCCGGTTACCACGCCCGCGCCCAGGCCGCTGCCGCCGCCGAACTGCTGGGCCCGGTCCTGGACGCACCCGGCGAGCGGGACGTGCCGTCCGCCGCGCCGGTCCGGCCGTCCCGTGGCGCGTCGCCTCCCGGGGTGCGTCTGGAAGCGGTGACGGTCCGTCATCCGGGGCGTACCGGACCCGCCCTGGACCGGGTCGGTGTGCGGCTCGCACCGGGCCGGTGCCTCGCTGTCACCGGGCCGAGCGGGGCGGGCAAGTCCACCCTGCTGGCCGTGGCGGCGGGGCTCGTCGCCCCGCACGAGGGCCGCGCGCTCCACCTCGTGGACGGACGGGCCGTCCCCGCCGGTCCCGGCCGGGTCGCCTGGGTGGGCCAGCCGGCACACCTGCTGCCCGGCACCCTCCGCGAGAACCTCCTCCTGGCCCGGCCCACCGCGAGCGACGACGACCTCCTCGACGCCGTCGCCTCCCTCGGCTTCGACGACCTTCTCACCGCGCTGCCGCGGGGACTGGACACCCCGCTCGGCGAACGCGGCACCGGCCTGTCCTCCGGCCAGTCGCAGCAACTCGCCCTCGTGCGGGCGCTGTTGCGGGACGCGCCACTGCTGTGCCTGGACGAACCCACCGCACATCTCGACCCGGAGGCGGAGCTGCGGGTCCTGTCCGCGCTGCGGACGCTGGCCCGCGACCGTACGGTCCTGCTCGCCACCCACAGCCCCGCGCTGCTGCCGCTGGCGGACCAGGTCATCGCTCTGGACCACGGGAGAGCCCGATGA